One segment of Carya illinoinensis cultivar Pawnee chromosome 1, C.illinoinensisPawnee_v1, whole genome shotgun sequence DNA contains the following:
- the LOC122311931 gene encoding granule-bound starch synthase 1, chloroplastic/amyloplastic-like, with translation MATVAASNMASASSLVNCGVTSGSELKAPLMKFRLMKHTVTHNGLRSLNRVDELRIRTMAKVTTGQARSKTFKTGNERTSEIVCSSGMNLIFVGTEVGPWSKTGGLGDVLGGLPPAMAANGHRVMTVSPRYDQYKDAWDTEVTVELQVGDGKETVRFFHSYKRGVDRIFVDHPAFLEKVWGKTRSKIYGPMAGEDYLDNQLRFSLLCQAALEAPRALSLNSSKYFSGPYGEDVVFIANDWHTALLPCYLKTIYKPKGIYKSARVVFCIHNIAYQGRFAYNDFSLLNLPDELKSSFDFFDGYEKPTKGRKINWMKAGILESDRVLTVSPYYAKELVSGVEKGVELDKILRKTGITGIVNGMDVQEWNPSTDKYIGVKYDASTVLNAKPLLKEALQAEVGLPVDRNIPVIGFIGRLEEQKGSDILVAAIPQFIKENVQIIVLGTGKKPMEKQLEQLEILYPEKARGVAKFNVPLAHMIIAGADFMMIPSRFEPCGLIQLHAMRYGTLSIVASTGGLVDTVKEGFTGFQMGSFNVECEVVDPADVTAVATTVKRALAIYGTTAFAEMIKNCMAQELSWKGPAKKWEEMLLSLGVAGSEPGVGGEEIAPLAKENVASP, from the exons ATGGCAACTGTGGCTGCTTCAAACATGGCATCAGCGAGTTCACTTGTCAACTGTGGAGTCACTTCTGGATCAGAGTTGAAAGCACCACTGATGAAATTTCGATTGATGAAGCATACTGTGACTCACAATGGGTTAAGATCATTGAACAGAGTGGATGAGCTGCGAATCAGAACCATGGCAAAAGTAACCACCGGGCAAGCAAGGAGTAAAACATTCAAGACTGGGAATGAGAGGACTTCAGAAATCGTTTGTAGTAGTGGGATGAATTTGATCTTTGTAGGAACAGAAGTAGGTCCCTGGAGCAAAACTGGTGGACTTGGAGATGTTCTTGGAGGTCTGCCACCAGCAATGGCG GCCAATGGACATCGTGTCATGACTGTGTCTCCACGTTATGACCAGTACAAAGATGCATGGGACACAGAGGTGACAGTAGAG CTTCAAGTAGGAGATGGGAAAGAAACGGTTCGTTTCTTTCATTCCTACAAAAGAGGAGTTGATCGCATTTTCGTGGATCACCCAGCGTTTCTTGAAAAG GTATGGGGAAAAACCCGATCCAAAATTTATGGGCCTATGGCTGGAGAGGATTACCTGGACAACCAACTTCGATTCAGCTTATTATGCCAG GCAGCTCTAGAAGCACCGAGGGCTCTTAGTCTTAACAGCAGCAAATATTTCTCCGGACCATATG GTGAAGATGTTGTGTTTATTGCCAATGACTGGCACACTGCCCTGCTCCCTTGCTACCTGAAAACTATATACAAACCCAAAGGCATATATAAGAGTGCCAGA GTTGTCTTTTGCATTCACAACATTGCCTACCAAGGGAGATTTGCCTACAATGATTTCTCACTTCTCAATCTCCCAGATGAATTGAAAAgctcatttgatttttttgatgg ATACGAAAAACCCACAAAGGGAAGGAAAATTAACTGGATGAAAGCTGGAATTTTAGAATCAGACAGGGTTTTAACTGTTAGCCCATACTATGCCAAAGAACTTGTTTCTGGTGTAGAAAAAGGAGTGGAATTGGATAAAATCCTTCGCAAAACTGGCATAACAGGAATTGTGAATGGCATGGATGTCCAGGAATGGAATCCATCAACTGACAAATATATTGGAGTCAAATATGATGCTTCAACT GTGTTGAATGCAAAGCCACTGTTGAAGGAAGCCCTCCAAGCAGAAGTTGGATTGCCAGTGGATAGAAACATCCCTGTCATAGGCTTCATTGGAAGACTTGAAGAGCAGAAAGGTTCAGATATTCTTGTGGCAGCAATTCCTCAGTTCATCAAAGAGAATGTTCAAATTATAGTCCTT GGAACAGGCAAAAAACCGATGGAGAAGCAGCTTGAACAGCTGGAGATACTATACCCAGAAAAGGCCCGAGGAGTGGCGAAATTCAATGTTCCCCTGGCCCATATGATAATAGCCGGTGCTGATTTTATGATGATTCCTAGCAGATTTGAGCCATGTGGTCTCATTCAATTGCACGCCATGCGTTACGGAACC TTATCTATTGTCGCATCAACTGGTGGATTGGTTGATACTGTTAAAGAAGGTTTCACAGGATTTCAGATGGGAAGCTTCAATGTGGAA TGTGAGGTAGTGGATCCTGCTGATGTGACTGCAGTGGCTACAACTGTGAAAAGAGCCCTCGCAATCTATGGAACTACAGCTTTCGCAGAGATGATAAAGAATTGCATGGCTCAAGAACTCTCTTGGAAG GGACCTGCAAAGAAGTGGGAGGAGATGCTGCTGAGTTTGGGGGTGGCTGGAAGTGAACCAGGAGTCGGAGGGGAGGAAATAGCTCCACTTGCCAAGGAAAACGTTGCATCTCCTTGA